The genomic stretch ATATCTCAGACACTTCTTGGCACCTCAATAGCCATTAATATCTTAGAAATTCATTTGAAATAATGTCCTGCACGGGCTTTCATAATTTAATCACAAACTTGCATGATTCCTTCTATGTATGATCGTACACTTGACTATTTATGAGCATGCTATATCCTTTTGCTTATAGACGTGCCTCTTTCGAGTGCACAACCATACATCACCTAATGCACAATTCATCTTCTTTCTCAGTGAAACCCTAAAGGTGTTATTGTGAATTTTGGTCATGCAAGACCGTACATAATCTTGATGCACAAGACTACATAACATTGATAAAACATTTCAGATCATGGACGGTCATGTCACATGTTCAAACACCAATGAATCCAAATTTCTAGATTTTAATGCAAGTATGGTTTGCATAACCTATGGATCTAGCAAGAGTCGTAATTTTACGGATTATACCTCTATAAGCTAGACCAAAAAAAggtaagtttttttaaaaaaaatttctctaaatGAAACGGTTAAACGAAAAAGCCACCGATTATCATGTGACACGTGTCCAATTACATGTTGTTCAGTTAAGAGCATCAACACACTAAAAAAATCCTTCTTGAAAATATAGAAAGTAAATAAAGGCTATTATTATTGCCTTACTGGTGTGGTAGATGAAAacttttcaattactttttgCACCTTTTTActcccttctttttcttcaccaTCTTCCTCTTGATTTTAGGTTGACAGTGGgcatatcatatttatatcaatGGATTTTGACTCCACACGCCACAGCGGCTGACATTTCTTTTCAACTCTAAGGTGCGAGGCTTATTCACTtactaaatttatattacatgtcatattattattttatttttcaatataatttatttttatgtctaATCTTTATTAAGaatctcaaaattataataataagcaCATCAGGTCTTTTTGGATTGTAGAGTGAACCTAAACCGGTATGCttaaattttaagttgtttTAAGGTTGCATTTTAGTATCTTAAAGAAAACCCTAACCCAAATCACACTGTTTCGATCTTCGAATTCGGCTCAATCGTAACATATTAATTTAGGGGTATTAGTATTGTTAACTAAAGATATTCAAAACTAATTAACTAAACTAGTTTGACAATattttaactaaatcaaatttttagtttaaaaaaaattataaatcaaaaacaaacaaatttaaaaatgagttgattttgaatcgaactaaaaattctaattaaccaaatcaaatttttggttaacCGATTTTAAAAGgatatctcaatttttttaaagtatttcaacactttattaattttgtattcaatttttttacatCAGTTCAGTTTTGttagttgattttaaaattttaaataaatttataatcgaactgaaaatttgattttttttatatttttgaattgttattcaaattttttttcaaataatctattttttgatcgatttttagTTCTGAGATCAGtatgatttgattatttgattattgaataattttgaacactATTATTGATAGCCTAGTGTCTTAATCTTATAAAAAGTTCCTGAAATGTGTATTGTATTACTTTATCATATGatgttaaaatcattaataCGTGAGCCAATAATACAagttacttaaaaaaataaaatattaaaatttttaaataaaaatgttggaTTCCAGCCTTTTTAACTTACCGTAACGCACAACTTCGAGAATGAGAGACCCCGTCACATCCGCACTTCCAAAATCTACCTGATAAGCATCACTTAAACACCAACCACAGGATTCATTCTACCATTCAACCACATCCGTTGGATGGCTTTATTATCTAACGGTTAGGATCAAAAGACAAATCACAATTATTTCTTTCCGACCTTTGATCGTAAAATTAAGAAGGATAGAGTATTCATAATTATTAGCTCTAGCTCATGtagttttctctttattttttgatCAAGGCACACAGCTcaaaaaattttctgttaattttagcGGGAGGTATGAGCACACCTTAAGTGTGAGATTGTGATGACTGGTTTTTGATTAGGTGAAGAATTGGAATCGGGTGTAATTTTGAAGCACCGGTAGAGATTTTATTCTTCAAACGAAATGAACCAGGAGAATAATAATCGgaataaaaaaatggatttaaATTGTTTTGGAAAAGGGCAAGGGAAATTGAATCTGGATTTGAATAGGCAGCCAGATGGGTGTGACAGTGAACTAGGGTTTCAGTTTGGGGATAATTATCTGGAGAAACAAACGGAAGTAAACCAGTCTGTTTACAGTGATATAAGAAGAGTGGAGGACAACCCAGATGGTTCTCAAAGTAAAAGGAGGAGATATTCGACTAAAGAGAAGGGAAAGGCTAAAATTGATGAGACTGTGCCGTTAATAGTCATTGACGATTCTGATGACAACCTAAGTCTTGAATTGGGTCAGAAACCAGTTAGAGGAGAAAGTGAGGAGagaaatttaaacaatatttggCCACTAAGTGAGGTTCAATCAGCGTTAAAGAATACGGGGCCTGTGGTGGAGAAGAATTTCTATGAAGCAGAAGCTGAACCTTTAGGTACTGATAGTGAACAAGAAAGTGTTAAGGCGGTAAATTTTTTGTTGGATTTGAGCGAGGAGGtgataaaaagagaagaaaggaaaaagtatCATGAAATTGCAAAATACCATGCGCGGAGTCTTGCGCGTCCTGATGAGGAGTTTCATAGGAGAAAGTCTCATCCGGAAGAGACCAACGTGGCGGTAAAGGAAGCTGACGATGAATTTCAAGATTTGGATAGTCCTTTTTGTGTAGCAATGATGATGATCAAGAAGAGGAATTCAAGTTCAAGTGGCCCAAAGAAATCTGAAGATGGAAGCTTCAAGTGGGTGCCTTCAAAGGTTACTGGAAGTGGTGTTGTGAAGCGAGGTGTTCCTTCATTGTTGGAGCTTAGTTTGAATGTTCTTGCGAAGAATTCTGAGGCAATGGTGTCACTTGAACATGTTCCAAATTTCTTGAGGCATAAGCTTAGTAGGATGATTTGTGATACAAGGAAAATGGATGCTTCCTTTTTTGAGCTTCTTGCCAGAGGGTCTCCCACTGAGATACGTGTGAAAAACTGTGCGAGGCTGGAAGAAGATAATTTCACCAAAATCTTGGGTTCTTGTAACACTCAATACTTGACTGTAAGTTAATCTTTCCTTACTGCTTTCGCCATTATTAAGAATTCATTATCTTTCTTTTATGTCTTGAATCACTAGCTTTGTTGATATCaaagtttgaattattaaaatattatgtagaAGATTAATGTATCATCTCAAATTGTTCATGTAGGCAATAAGCTCTGTGTCCAAGGCGCATGTTTCAATAAACTTGGCCTCGCGAAAGTTTAAAATCAAGAAGAGAACTAGTGCAATTATTGCTCACAAATTCATTTGAAGATTTAGAACTTGGatttcatctttttgttttggAATAAGTTCTGTTAAAAGTAGAAATCAAAATCTACAACCACTTATGAAAGTAttccaaaataaatatcataaatttatcatgtcaaatgaaaaataaaataagaataaacttTTTCATATGGTTAAGAATTGAAGGGATGGTGTATGAACTGATTTACAGACTTTATATCATATAAACTGAATTGAGCACCATCATCATCCATCACTATCCTTATCATTTACTAAGAGATATTCTTTTGGGCACCTGATGGCTGATGCTTTTATGCTTCAAATCTTAGCTCATCTTAAGTTCTTTCATCTTAATTTGTAAAACCTAGATGTCAATTAAAATGTGATGTTCTTTTGGTTCTGGAGGCAGGTATTACAACTTGATCTTAGTGGACAGTCTCTGTCCAATATTGTATTGTGCAACACCTTAGCCAAGTCATCCCATAGCCTTCCTGCCTTGGCTACCATATCTCTGAGTGGCGCTCTCCGTTTGACAGATATCGGGCTAACTGCACTTGTTGAATCTGCCCCTGCACTCCAATCTGTAAATCTAAGCCACTGCCCTCTTCTCACATCTTCTGGCATCACTGCTCTGGTTAGCTGTCTTAAATCTACTTTGAGAGAGCTGTATATAGATTACTGTCAAGACATTGATGCCATGGTTATATTGCCTGCCTTAAAGAAACTGAGATATCTTGAAGTGTTGTCGCTGGCAAGTATTAAGTCTGTTTGTGATGATTTTGTTATTGAGATAGTCAAAGGGTATGGCGTAAATATGAAAGAGCTTGTTTTCGCTGAATGTGTGTGAGTCCTGCTTACTTAACTATGTTCATTgcaacattaaattatatgtgtATCTATCAGTTTCTGatcaaggatttttttttttccccggATGCAGGGAATTGACTGATATAGCTTTTAAAGCTGTGGGACAAAACTGTTCAAGATTATGTGCCCTAGATCTTTCTGATTTACATAAGCTAACAAATTCAACATTGCAACATCTTGCTGATGGTTGCCAATCAATTCACTGCCTTAAACTTCACCGTAACAGTTTCAGGTTTCCTTTCAtgcatattatatttattttctgtttACATATGCATTAGCATGAGTTAATTGAATATATCATGTCATTTTTACCCTAGTTATCCAATTACTGCATACCAGTTCACTAAATGGTAGATAGCATTTAACAACACAGAATTTTCTTTGACTGTGGCAGTATCTGTCTTTTGCACTTGCATTAGAGGTAATGGAATAGACTTATTTGTGACTTGGTTACAGCAAGGAGAATCGTCTGGATGGATTACAACTTATGAAAAGTATACCATGtgacaatttgaaaaatttagaaatacacCAGCGACCTTTAAGAATCTCTTTGGTAGTTGCATTTTGATAAATCCCAATGTGCAGAATTCAGTAAAACACAACAAACAACCCAGCAAACCGCCAACACAAAGCAAGTATTATTGAATATActggttttatttataaactcagTAGGATTACAACTTGTAACCACTTACGACGACAACTAGGATTTCATGACAGACTAACCTAAAATGGAAATTGGATAGTTTTGGCAATTCAAGGAGCTGAAAACCTCCTCTTTTAGCCAACGGCTGCCCAATATCCAAAACAATTTTCTCCCTTTCTCTTCCCTTATTTCCCATCTTTATATCATTTGCATAACCAAATCTTTATCCTTCTTGAGCCACGTGTCCCTTCCCATGATTGAAGAATTTTCCAATTTGAGTTATGGTCCTTTGGTGTGATGATCTTCTACTCTCTCTTATGCTACTTATGGTTAACCCTTAAGGCTAAGGTTGGTGTTCTACCATTGCTCACCCTATGAAGTTTCGTCTCATTCTCAAGCTGAAGGTTGGAAAATTGTTGTTTGATGATTTCAACACCCTCTGAATATTCTCATGGTCTAGTAATCCAACCCATTTAATCAACCACTCCAATGTATTTCGTGTGAGTTTCTAGGACACTCTTCATAATAACATAAGCTCCAAGTTCTCGAATACCCCATAGGGAAGTGGTTGACTTTGACCAAAGGGTCTTAACCAATGCTTCCCCTTACATTCACTAATCTCAAGGGAGCCATAAAACTGCACCATTAGTTGGAAGTTGGTGGACCTTTTAGTGCTAAGggtaatcatattaaatatcatgACAATGTTCACGGATATTAGCCAGGCCACCAAAAGGTTAACCTCCATAGTTGATTGTAGTATCATAGCAAAAGATTGCCCGAACACATGAGCCAAGCCCACCTTGAAATTGATCCATAAAGCATAACCTTTAtacattcaaattgaataacCTCAATTATCATTGTCAATAACAAATAACAATCTTCTTTAACTATCTCTTTTCTCGTCCTCCTAGAATCAACAATAGCAATGCAAGTATCAACCACAAATATAAATGCCACAACAGTATTTGCCAAGGACCATATAATCAAGAAGCCTAAAATTTTTGTCTCAAACATTCTTATCCACGGTGATATAATAGAAAGCGACATCAATTTTAACCTCAcaaaaagcttaaaaaaatgAGTGTTGATCCtcaatttcccaaaaaaaaacataagctCATCAACTAGGTCAATGCATCTCCATTTGTTCATCTCATTAGAATAAGCCCAGTAAGCCTTTTTATCCCTAATCTTGAATTTCCTTGAATATCTACCTCTCCAATTAAAGTTGTCATCATTTCaagtagggttggactcgagctgagccaactcgagctcggctcagtcgagcccgaaacgagccaggCTTGGCCGAGCtggagccaagctcgagctggcttggtagattttttttaaaaatttttttatacaaaacgatgtcgttttgaccaatatatattaagaacgatatcgttttgataacgaaaaacaagCCGAACCGAACtggagcccgaaacgagccggctttagccgagctcgagccgcccatatatgaaccgagccgagctcgagctcaagcaagccaagctcggctcggctcggctcgaattcAGCTCTAATTTCAAGCAATACAATCAACTTTCCTCCAT from Mangifera indica cultivar Alphonso unplaced genomic scaffold, CATAS_Mindica_2.1 Un_0035, whole genome shotgun sequence encodes the following:
- the LOC123206423 gene encoding uncharacterized protein LOC123206423 yields the protein MNQENNNRNKKMDLNCFGKGQGKLNLDLNRQPDGCDSELGFQFGDNYLEKQTEVNQSVYSDIRRVEDNPDGSQSKRRRYSTKEKGKAKIDETVPLIVIDDSDDNLSLELGQKPVRGESEERNLNNIWPLSEVQSALKNTGPVVEKNFYEAEAEPLGTDSEQESVKAVNFLLDLSEEVIKREERKKYHEIAKYHARSLARPDEEFHRRKSHPEETNVAVKEADDEFQDLDSPFCVAMMMIKKRNSSSSGPKKSEDGSFKWVPSKVTGSGVVKRGVPSLLELSLNVLAKNSEAMVSLEHVPNFLRHKLSRMICDTRKMDASFFELLARGSPTEIRVKNCARLEEDNFTKILGSCNTQYLTVLQLDLSGQSLSNIVLCNTLAKSSHSLPALATISLSGALRLTDIGLTALVESAPALQSVNLSHCPLLTSSGITALVSCLKSTLRELYIDYCQDIDAMVILPALKKLRYLEVLSLASIKSVCDDFVIEIVKGYGVNMKELVFAECVELTDIAFKAVGQNCSRLCALDLSDLHKLTNSTLQHLADGCQSIHCLKLHRNSFSDEAVAAFLEVTGDSLSELSLNHIKEVGLNTALSLAKCSRNLLSLDLSWCRRLTDEALRFIVDGCSSLRLLKLFGCTQFTDFFWNCHSNSKVQIVGLQLKPLLEHLDALEPQMAPLRYSPLTSLVDK